The following proteins are co-located in the Solanum pennellii chromosome 8, SPENNV200 genome:
- the LOC107028752 gene encoding subtilisin-like protease SBT1.7, whose translation MGFFKILFVFIFCSFPWPTIQSGHETYIVHVESPESLISTQSSLADLESYYLSFLPKTTTISSSGNEESASMVYSYHNVMKGFAARLTAAQVKEMEKKHGFVSAQKQRILSLHTTHTPSFLALQQNMGFWKDSNYGKGVIIGVIDTGILPDHPSLSDVGMPSPPAKWKGVCESNFTNKCNNKLIGARSYQLGNGSPIDDDGHGTHTASTAAGAFVKGANVFGNANGTAVGVAPLAHIAIYKVCSSDGCSDSDILAAMDAAIDDGVDILSISLGGSPIPFYEDSIAMGAYSATERGILVSCSAGNDGPFRGSVDNSAPWILTVGASTLDRKIKATVKLGNREEFEGESSYRPQISNSTFFTLFDAAKNASDEFKTPYCRPGSLTDPAVRGKIVLCLAFGGVTIVDKGQAVKDAGGVGMIIINSPDDGVTKSADAHVLPALDVSAADGTKILAYVNSTSNPVATIAFQGTIIGDKNAPMVAAFSSRGPSRASPGILKPDIIGPGVNILAAWPTSVDDNEHTKSTFNIISGTSMSCPHLSGVAALLKSTHPDWSPAAIKSAIMTTADTLNLANSPILDERLLPADIFATGSGHVNPSRANDPGLVYDTPFEDYLPYLCGLNYTNRQVGNLLQRRVNCSEVKSILEAQLNYPSFSISELGSTPQTYTRTVTNVGDATSSYKVEVASPKGVAIEVEPSELNFSELNQKLTYQVTFSKTTSSSNFVIVDGFLKWTSNRHSVRSPIAVVLA comes from the coding sequence ATGGGATtcttcaaaatcctttttgtTTTCATCTTTTGTTCTTTCCCATGGCCTACTATTCAGAGTGGTCACGAGACTTATATAGTCCATGTTGAATCCCCCGAAAGCCTAATTTCTACTCAATCATCGTTAGCGGATTTAGAGAGCTATTACCTTTCTTTTTTGCCTAAAACTACAACAATCAGCTCAAGTGGAAATGAAGAGTCTGCTAGCATGGTATATTCTTATCACaatgtaatgaaaggatttgCAGCAAGATTGACTGCAGCACAAGTGAAGGAAATGGAGAAGAAACACGGCTTTGTCTCTGCTCAGAAACAGAGGATTTTGTCCTTGCACACTACTCATACTCCAAGTTTTCTTGCTTTGCAACAGAATATGGGCTTCTGGAAGGATTCCAACTATGGGAAAGGCGTGATCATTGGAGTTATAGACACTGGAATTCTTCCTGACCATCCTTCACTTAGCGACGTTGGGATGCCTTCCCCACCTGCTAAGTGGAAAGGAGTTTGCGAGTCCAATTTCACAAACAAGTGTAACAACAAGCTCATTGGAGCGAGGTCTTACCAACTTGGCAATGGTTCCCCGATAGATGATGATGGACATGGTACACACACAGCAAGCACAGCTGCAGGAGCCTTTGTGAAAGGTGCTAATGTATTTGGGAATGCTAATGGAACTGCTGTTGGTGTTGCCCCTCTTGCCCACATAGCCATATATAAGGTGTGTAGTTCTGATGGTTGTTCTGACAGCGATATTTTAGCTGCCATGGATGCAGCTATAGATGATGGTGTAGATATTCTTTCAATCTCTCTTGGTGGAAGTCCAATCCCTTTCTATGAAGACAGTATTGCTATGGGGGCATACAGTGCAACAGAAAGAGGCATTCTTGTTAGTTGCTCAGCAGGCAATGATGGTCCATTCCGTGGCTCAGTAGATAACTCAGCCCCGTGGATTCTTACAGTAGGTGCCAGCACCCTTGACAGAAAGATAAAAGCTACTGTTAAGCTTGGAAATAGAGAGGAATTTGAAGGAGAATCTTCTTATCGTCCACAGATTTCCAACTCAACATTCTTCACTTTATTTGATGCTGCAAAAAATGCAAGTGATGAATTTAAAACCCCTTATTGCAGACCAGGGTCACTCACTGACCCTGCCGTAAGAGGAAAGATAGTATTATGTTTAGCATTCGGTGGTGTAACCATTGTTGATAAAGGACAAGCTGTGAAGGATGCTGGAGGTGTTGGCATGATTATCATCAACAGTCCAGATGACGGTGTTACTAAATCAGCTGATGCTCATGTTCTTCCAGCATTGGATGTTTCAGCTGCAGATGGAACAAAAATCCTTGCTTATGTGAATTCAACATCAAACCCTGTTGCTACAATCGCATTCCAAGGAACAATAATTGGAGACAAAAATGCTCCTATGGTTGCTGCATTTTCCTCAAGAGGACCAAGTAGAGCTAGTCCTGGCATCTTGAAACCTGACATAATCGGTCCTGGTGTTAATATTCTTGCTGCTTGGCCTACCTCCGTGGATGACAACGAACATACCAAATCTacattcaatataatatcaggAACGTCGATGTCTTGCCCTCACCTTAGTGGCGTAGCAGCTCTGCTGAAGAGCACACATCCTGATTGGTCTCCTGCAGCTATTAAGTCTGCAATCATGACAACTGCTGACACGTTAAACCTTGCCAATAGTCCAATACTAGACGAAAGGCTCCTTCCTGCCGACATTTTTGCCACTGGTTCTGGACATGTTAATCCATCAAGGGCGAATGATCCAGGACTAGTTTATGATACCCCATTTGAGGACTATCTACCTTATTTATGTGGTTTGAACTACACGAATCGACAGGTAGGTAACCTGTTACAACGCAGGGTGAATTGCTCGGAGGTGAAAAGTATCCTTGAAGCACAATTAAACTATCCTTCATTTTCCATATCTGAACTTGGATCAACTCCTCAGACATATACCAGAACTGTGACCAACGTTGGTGATGCTACATCATCTTACAAAGTGGAGGTAGCTTCACCAAAAGGCGTTGCCATCGAAGTTGAACCCTCCGAGCTAAATTTCTCTGAGTTGAACCAGAAGTTAACATACCAAGTGACATTTTCCAAGACAACTAGCAGCTCAAACTTTGTGATTGTTGATGGATTCTTGAAATGGACTTCTAATAGGCACTCAGTGAGAAGTCCAATTGCAGTTGTGTTAGCCTAG
- the LOC107028751 gene encoding subtilisin-like protease SBT1.7, with protein MGLLKILLVFIFCSFPWPTIQSNLETYIVHVESPESLVTTQSSLTDLDSYYLSFLPKTTTTISSSGNEEAATMIYSYHNVMTGFAARLTAEQVKEMEKKHGFVSAQKQRILSLHTTHTPSFLGLQQNMGVWKDSNYGKGVIIGVIDTGIIPDHPSFSDVGMPPPPAKWKGVCESNFTNNCNNKLIGARSYQLGNGSPIDSNGHGTHTASTAAGAFVKGANVYGNADGTAVGVAPLAHIAIYKVCNSVGCSESDVLAAMDSAIDDGVDILSMSLGGGPIPFHRDNIAIGAYSATERGILVSCSAGNSGPSLITAGNTAPWILTVGASTLDRKIKATVKLGNGEEFEGESAYRPKISNSTFFTLFDAAKNAKDPSETPYCRRGSLTDPAIRGKIVLCLAFGGVANVDKGQAVKDAGGVGMIIINPSQYGVTKSADAHVLPALVVSAADGTKILAYMNSTSSPVATIAFQGTIIGDKNAPTVAAFSSRGPSRASPGILKPDIIGPGANILAAWPTSVDDNKNTKSTFNIISGTSMSCPHLSGVAALLKCTHPDWSPAAIKSAMMTTADTLNLANNPILDERLLPADIYAIGAGHVNPSRANDPGLVYDTPFEDYVPYLCGLKYTDQQVGNLLQRKVNCSEVKSILEAQLNYPSFSIFGLGSTPQTYTRTVTNVGDATSSYKVEVASPKDVVVEVEPAELNFSELKQKLTYQVTFSKTSSSSNIEVVEGFLKWTSNRHSVRSPIAVVFA; from the coding sequence ATGGGATTATTGAAAATCCTTCTTGTTTTCATCTTTTGTTCATTCCCATGGCCTACTATTCAGAGTAATCTCGAGACTTATATAGTCCATGTTGAATCCCCTGAAAGCCTAGTTACTACTCAATCATCGTTAACGGATTTAGATAGCTATTACCTTTCTTTTTTGCCTAAAACTACTACCACAATTAGTTCGAGTGGAAATGAAGAGGCTGCTACCATGATCTATTCCTATCACAATGTGATGACAGGGTTTGCGGCAAGATTAACTGCAGAACAAGTgaaggaaatggagaaaaaacaTGGCTTTGTCTCTGCTCAGAAACAGAGGATTTTGTCCTTGCACACTACTCATACTCCAAGTTTTCTTGGTTTGCAGCAGAACATGGGTGTATGGAAGGATTCCAACTATGGGAAAGGCGTGATCATCGGAGTTATAGACACTGGAATTATTCCTGACCATCCTTCTTTTAGCGATGTTGGGATGCCTCCCCCGCCTGCTAAGTGGAAAGGAGTTTGTGAGTCCAATTTCACCAATAACTGTAACAACAAGCTCATTGGAGCCAGGTCTTACCAACTTGGTAATGGTTCCCCGATAGATAGTAATGGACATGGTACACACACAGCAAGCACAGCTGCAGGAGCCTTTGTGAAAGGTGCTAATGTATATGGCAATGCTGATGGAACTGCAGTTGGTGTTGCTCCTCTAGCCCATATAGCCATATATAAGGTGTGTAATTCTGTTGGTTGTTCTGAAAGTGATGTTTTAGCTGCCATGGATTCAGCTATAGATGATGGAGTAGATATTCTTTCAATGTCCCTTGGTGGAGGTCCAATCCCTTTCCATAGAGACAATATTGCTATCGGGGCGTACAGTGCAACGGAAAGAGGCATTCTTGTAAGTTGTTCTGCTGGAAATAGTGGTCCATCCCTTATCACAGCAGGAAACACCGCCCCTTGGATTCTTACAGTAGGTGCCAGCACGCTTGACAGAAAGATAAAAGCTACTGTTAAGCTTGGAAATGGAGAGGAATTTGAAGGAGAATCTGCTTATCGTCCAAAGATTTCCAACTCAACATTCTTCACTCTATTTGATGCTGCAAAAAATGCAAAAGATCCATCCGAAACCCCTTATTGCAGACGAGGGTCACTCACTGACCCTGCTATAAGAGGAAAGATAGTATTATGTTTAGCATTCGGCGGTGTAGCCAATGTTGATAAAGGACAAGCTGTGAAGGATGCTGGAGGTGTTGGCATGATTATCATCAACCCATCACAATATGGCGTCACTAAATCAGCTGATGCTCATGTTCTTCCAGCATTGGTTGTTTCAGCTGCAGATGGAACAAAAATCCTTGCTTACATGAACTCAACATCAAGCCCTGTTGCTACAATTGCATTCCAAGGAACAATAATTGGAGACAAAAATGCTCCTACGGTTGCTGCATTTTCCTCAAGAGGACCAAGTAGAGCTAGTCCTGGAATCTTGAAGCCTGACATAATTGGTCCTGGTGCTAATATCCTTGCTGCTTGGCCTACCTCCGTGGATGACAACAAAAACACCAAATCTACATTCAATATCATATCAGGCACCTCAATGTCTTGCCCTCACCTTAGTGGCGTGGCAGCTCTGCTGAAATGCACACATCCTGATTGGTCTCCTGCTGCTATTAAGTCTGCAATGATGACAACCGCTGACACGTTAAACCTTGCCAATAATCCAATACTCGATGAAAGGCTCCTTCCTGCTGACATCTATGCAATTGGTGCAGGACATGTTAATCCATCAAGGGCAAACGATCCAGGACTAGTTTATGATACACCATTCGAGGACTATGTACCTTATTTATGTGGTTTGAAGTACACAGATCAACAGGTAGGTAACCTGTTACAACGCAAGGTGAATTGCTCGGAGGTGAAAAGTATCCTTGAAGCACAATTAAACTATCCTTCGTTTTCCATATTTGGACTTGGATCAACTCCTCAGACATATACCAGAACTGTAACCAATGTTGGTGATGCTACATCATCTTACAAAGTGGAGGTAGCTTCACCAAAAGACGTTGTGGTGGAAGTTGAACCTGCCGAGCTAAATTTCTCTGAGTTGAAGCAGAAGTTAACATACCAAGTAACATTTTCCAAGACAAGTAGCAGCTCAAACATTGAGGTTGTTGAGGGTTTCTTGAAGTGGACTTCTAATAGGCACTCAGTGAGAAGTCCAATTGCAGTTGTGTTTGCCTAG